The Myotis daubentonii chromosome 1, mMyoDau2.1, whole genome shotgun sequence genome includes the window TATTTAGGCAATGGGATATCGAACAAGTAAGTTTGAAGAACTCCCAACTACACACAAGTAGCTGACGTGCAGGTGTATGtacttgagttttttttttaaaaaaaaagacacaaaaggaATGTATGCACTATGATTCCATTGATATAAAGACTGTTCATTTAGGTCTTAGTTACTCTTAGGACATGGGGGTAGGGGATATGGAAGGGGAGACGAGCGAGGGCTTCTGGGGTGCGTGCCATATTCAGGCTCTTCATCTAAATTCCGGTTACATGGGTTTATTCCATTTTGTGAAAATTCAGTTAAAACTGAAACGAAAGAATGGCAGGAATGGATCAGACATTATATTTAAAACCAAAGAGATCATAATGAACTATACGTCCCCTAAACTCTAAGCCTCGCAGGcaggcacgcacgcacgcacgcacgcacgcacgcacgcacagaAGCACGCACAGAAGCACAAGGAAGTGGACACCTCATTGGGTGGCAGACTCCCGGAAGTTGGTTCTTAACACCACCTCTTCCACTTCCGGGTATCCACCTTCCCGCCTTCCTGCCTCCGGGCCGTGCTGCCTTCCCGCCTAGCCTTCGGACCCCTCCGCCTTCCTGCCTCCGCCCTCCAGCCTCGTGGCCTGGGCCCCTGGACGGAAGCCGCAGGGTAAACCTCGCCCGAGTGCCAGGAGATCGCCTCCCCGTGGACCCTGCCCGCGGCTGTCTTCGCTCTACCGCCGCCATCATGAACATCCGCAATGCTGTGCCGCAGGACCTGATGAACATGCAGCACTGcaacctcctctgcctgcccgaGAACTACCAGATGAAATACTACTTCTACCATGGGCTGTCCTGGCCACagctctcatacattgctgaggACGAGGATGGGAAGATTGTGGGCTACATCCTGGCCAAGATGGAGGAGGACTCCGACGATCCCCCGCACGGCCACATCACCTCCCTGGCAGTGAAGCGCTCGCACCGGCGCCTCGGCCTGGCCCAGAAGTTAATGGACCAGGCCTCCCGGGCCATGATTGAGAACTTCGGCGCCAAGTACGTCTCCCTGCACGTCCGGAAGAGTAACCGGGCCGCCCTGCACCTGTACTCGGACACCCTCAACTTCCAGGTGAGTGAGGTGGAACCCAAATACTACGCGGACGGCGAAGACGCGTATGCCATGAAGCGGGACCTCTCGCAGATGGCCGAGGAGCTGAGGCGGCCGCTGGAGCTGAAGAAGGGCCGGTCTGCGGAGCTGGGCCCCAGGGAGATCCAGGCGACCCCCGAGAGCACGCTTCCGGGATCGGAGCTGCCCTGTCTGCAGAGGAAGAAGCCGCTCACGGGCAGCTGTGGCAGTGACAGCAGGGAGTCCAGCGAGTCCACCGACAGCCCCGGTGCCCAGGACAGCCCCGAAGACTCGGACTCCACCTCCTAGGACCTGCGTGAGGTACTCTCTCTTCCTACCCGCTTACTTCCTGCCCTGAATCCCGGCACCAGGCCGCGGCCTGCCCGGAGGCGCCCCTTCCTGACCTGTCCCGGCTCTGCTAGGGTTCCCGGGGAAAACCACCTGGTGGCCTTGGGGCGGGTGTCGATTGGGTTTCGGGGAACCCGTTGCTCACTATTGGACGTTAATAGCACCCCGCTTCATATGCTGAAAGTAGATTTCATCAGTAAAAGAAACAAGTGTTGATGAAATACATTTCTTCTTTATATAATTATAACTAATAAATGCAGAAACGATAATAGGATTATAAAATCACCATTTTGCAGCTTTTGATGAAGTTTATATCTAGTCAACTGTCATCAGTGGCTAATACTATTAGGTTAAAGTTGGAGCACTTTTTAATAATGGATCAGACTGACAACACTTCAAGTCACCGATTAGGTGTCACATCACTAAAAGGGAGATGACTATTATGTGCCTCCTAATGCAATAGGAAATACACAGTAACACCTATGGAATATACATGCCCAAAGGAAATTTCATAGATACATGTATGAAATTTGGAATCCAAACAAGACTCTAGATATAACTGCcactttctaaaatatgtttttattgatttcagagagtggaagtgagagggagagaaagatagaaacataaatgatgagagagaatcatccattggctgccttctgcacagcccctaatggggaatcaaacctgtaatccCGGgtcttgtgccctgactgggaattgaaccctgacctcctggttcacgagTCCATGCacaaaaccactgagccacactggctgggctataattgccatttttattttaaaaaatagtggggCATGATGCAATTGGTCATGTCCATAaagaatttctacagaaaaaa containing:
- the NAA11 gene encoding N-alpha-acetyltransferase 11, which translates into the protein MNIRNAVPQDLMNMQHCNLLCLPENYQMKYYFYHGLSWPQLSYIAEDEDGKIVGYILAKMEEDSDDPPHGHITSLAVKRSHRRLGLAQKLMDQASRAMIENFGAKYVSLHVRKSNRAALHLYSDTLNFQVSEVEPKYYADGEDAYAMKRDLSQMAEELRRPLELKKGRSAELGPREIQATPESTLPGSELPCLQRKKPLTGSCGSDSRESSESTDSPGAQDSPEDSDSTS